From a single Nitrogeniibacter mangrovi genomic region:
- a CDS encoding isovaleryl-CoA dehydrogenase, which yields MSEPGGAQARFITHEVTNQPRPLPAYNAWTTDVALREALEREGGGWAREALAAYGALAGGELMEAGRLANEHRPVFRPFDAYGRRIDAVEFHPAYHRLMHAAMTHGVHSFAWRHADTPGAHVARAALMYLDGQPDAGTSCPLTMTYAAVPALRHAPALAAEWLPRLSALDYDPRSVSADKKRACTVGMGMTEKQGGSDVRSNTTRATALEDGGYALVGHKWFFSAPMSDAHLVLAQADGGLSCFLLPRVLPDGHLNAVRIQRLKNKLGDWSNASAEVEFQGAWAMPVGEVGRGVATILEMVALTRLDCMTGSAATMRQAVVQALHHTGQRSAFGKRLIDQALMRNVLADLALESEAAVALALRVARAVDGAARDPHEAALARIATAIGKYWICKRTPALVNEAQECLGGIGYVEDTPLPRLYRQAPLNSIWEGSGNVQCLDVLRALERAPGCREALFAELELAHGLDVDLDREVAALGQALDDPAGREARSRWLVERMALALQAAILLRAGNGPVADTFCRSRLRREHGLAFGTLPADAAMGPLIQRAAVEA from the coding sequence ATGTCCGAGCCCGGTGGGGCCCAGGCCCGTTTCATCACCCATGAAGTGACCAACCAGCCCCGGCCGCTGCCGGCCTACAACGCGTGGACCACCGACGTGGCCCTGCGCGAGGCGCTCGAACGCGAAGGCGGCGGCTGGGCGCGCGAGGCGCTGGCGGCCTACGGCGCGCTGGCCGGCGGCGAACTCATGGAGGCGGGGCGGCTGGCCAACGAACACCGGCCCGTGTTCCGTCCCTTCGACGCCTACGGCCGGCGCATCGACGCGGTCGAGTTCCATCCGGCCTACCACCGGCTCATGCACGCCGCGATGACGCACGGGGTGCACAGCTTCGCCTGGCGCCACGCCGACACCCCCGGCGCCCATGTGGCGCGTGCCGCGCTCATGTACCTGGACGGCCAGCCCGACGCCGGCACCTCATGCCCGCTCACCATGACCTACGCCGCCGTGCCGGCGCTGCGTCACGCCCCGGCTCTGGCCGCCGAGTGGCTGCCCCGGCTCAGCGCGCTCGACTACGATCCGCGCAGCGTGAGTGCCGACAAGAAACGCGCCTGCACCGTCGGCATGGGCATGACGGAAAAGCAGGGCGGCTCCGACGTGCGCAGCAACACCACCCGCGCCACCGCGCTGGAGGACGGCGGCTACGCCCTGGTGGGGCACAAGTGGTTCTTCTCCGCCCCCATGAGCGACGCACACCTGGTGCTGGCCCAGGCCGACGGCGGCCTCAGCTGCTTCCTGCTGCCACGTGTGCTGCCCGATGGCCACCTCAACGCGGTGCGCATCCAGCGCCTCAAGAACAAGCTCGGCGACTGGAGCAATGCCTCCGCGGAGGTCGAGTTCCAGGGCGCCTGGGCGATGCCGGTGGGCGAGGTCGGCCGTGGCGTGGCCACGATCCTCGAGATGGTGGCGCTCACCCGGCTCGACTGCATGACCGGTTCGGCCGCCACCATGCGCCAGGCCGTGGTCCAGGCCCTGCACCACACCGGCCAGCGCAGCGCCTTCGGCAAACGGCTGATCGACCAGGCGCTGATGCGCAACGTCCTCGCCGACCTGGCGCTGGAGAGCGAAGCGGCCGTGGCCCTGGCCCTGCGCGTCGCCCGGGCGGTGGACGGTGCCGCGCGCGACCCGCACGAGGCCGCGCTGGCCCGCATCGCCACCGCCATCGGCAAGTACTGGATCTGCAAGCGCACCCCCGCGCTGGTGAACGAAGCGCAGGAATGCCTCGGTGGCATCGGCTACGTGGAGGACACGCCGCTGCCGCGCCTGTACCGCCAGGCGCCCCTCAATTCGATCTGGGAGGGCAGCGGCAACGTCCAGTGCCTGGACGTGCTGCGCGCGCTCGAACGTGCACCGGGCTGTCGCGAGGCCCTGTTCGCCGAGCTGGAGCTGGCCCATGGCCTCGACGTCGACCTCGATCGCGAAGTGGCCGCCCTCGGCCAGGCCCTCGACGACCCGGCCGGGCGCGAGGCGCGCAGCCGCTGGCTGGTGGAGCGCATGGCCCTGGCGCTGCAGGCGGCCATCCTGCTGCGCGCCGGCAACGGCCCCGTCGCCGACACCTTCTGCCGCAGCCGTCTGCGCCGCGAGCACGGCCTGGCGTTCGGGACGCTGCCGGCGGATGCGGCGATGGGGCCGTTGATCCAGCGGGCGGCGGTCGAGGCGTGA
- a CDS encoding LysR family transcriptional regulator produces MDDLNDLYYFAKVVEHGGFAPAGRALGMPKSRLSRRVAALEERLGVRLLHRSTRRFFVTETGQAFYRHCVAMLVEADAAREVVERHRTEPQGTVRLSCPTTLLHYRIGPLIAGFMAQCPRVHVQLEATNRQVDLIAEGFDLALRVRFPPLEDSDLVMRTLADSPQRLVAHPDLFDQRPMPTTPEALTRLPSLDWGPIGEHAWCLEGPDGDETRIRHTPRYVTDDMTALRQAALAGIGIVQLPHMVVDDDLAAGRLIRLLPEWAPRSGIVHALYPSRRGLLPAVRELIDYLATHMAA; encoded by the coding sequence ATGGACGATCTGAACGATCTGTACTACTTCGCCAAAGTCGTCGAACATGGCGGTTTCGCGCCCGCCGGCCGGGCCCTCGGCATGCCCAAGTCGCGGCTGAGCCGACGCGTCGCCGCGCTGGAGGAGCGCCTCGGCGTGCGCCTGCTGCATCGCTCCACCCGGCGCTTCTTCGTGACCGAGACCGGACAGGCCTTCTACCGGCACTGCGTCGCCATGCTGGTGGAAGCCGACGCGGCGCGCGAGGTGGTCGAGCGCCACCGCACCGAACCCCAGGGCACGGTGCGCCTGAGCTGCCCCACCACCCTGCTGCACTACCGGATCGGCCCGCTGATCGCCGGCTTCATGGCGCAATGCCCGCGTGTGCACGTGCAGCTGGAAGCCACCAACCGCCAGGTGGACCTCATCGCCGAGGGCTTCGATCTGGCGCTGCGGGTACGATTCCCGCCCCTGGAAGACAGCGATCTGGTGATGCGCACCCTCGCCGACAGCCCGCAGCGGCTCGTCGCCCATCCGGACCTGTTCGATCAGCGGCCGATGCCCACCACTCCGGAAGCACTCACCCGCCTGCCGAGCCTCGACTGGGGGCCGATCGGCGAGCACGCCTGGTGCCTGGAAGGCCCCGACGGCGACGAGACCCGCATCCGCCACACTCCCCGCTACGTCACCGACGACATGACCGCCCTGCGCCAGGCGGCCCTGGCCGGCATCGGCATCGTGCAGCTGCCGCACATGGTGGTGGACGACGATCTGGCCGCTGGACGCCTGATCCGCCTGCTGCCCGAGTGGGCACCGCGCAGCGGCATTGTCCATGCCCTCTACCCGTCACGACGCGGACTGCTGCCCGCCGTGCGCGAACTGATCGACTATCTGGCCACGCATATGGCGGCCTGA
- a CDS encoding pirin family protein — translation MKRILGIHSAPQGHWVGDGFPVRTLFAYDRLGPRISPFLLLDHAGPADFPPAVRPRGVGEHPHRGMETVTIVYDGEVAHRDSTGGGGTIGPGDVQWMTAASGILHEEFHSPAFTGRGGRLEMVQLWVNLPARDKLAPPAYQTILAGDIPVVPLRDGAGQLRVIAGEFGGQRGPARTFTPIDVWDLQLAEGRGAALTVKPGRNVIVVVLRGTVRVNDTEPVRAGQFALLDRDGEALFLEADDAAALLVLSGEPIDEPIAGQGPFVMNTEDELRQAFADFRAGRFGQIVPAG, via the coding sequence ATGAAAAGGATTCTCGGTATCCATAGCGCCCCGCAGGGGCATTGGGTGGGCGACGGCTTTCCGGTGCGCACGCTGTTTGCCTACGACCGGCTGGGGCCACGGATCAGTCCGTTCCTGCTGCTCGATCACGCGGGGCCGGCCGACTTTCCGCCGGCGGTGCGGCCGCGTGGCGTGGGCGAGCATCCGCATCGTGGCATGGAGACCGTGACCATCGTCTATGACGGCGAGGTGGCGCATCGCGATTCGACCGGCGGTGGCGGCACGATCGGGCCGGGCGACGTGCAGTGGATGACCGCGGCCTCGGGCATCCTCCACGAGGAGTTCCATTCCCCGGCCTTCACCGGGCGCGGCGGCCGGCTGGAGATGGTGCAGCTGTGGGTGAATCTGCCGGCGCGGGACAAGCTGGCGCCGCCGGCCTATCAGACCATTCTCGCTGGCGACATTCCCGTCGTGCCGCTGCGCGACGGGGCCGGGCAGCTTCGCGTCATCGCCGGCGAGTTCGGTGGCCAGCGCGGGCCGGCACGCACCTTCACGCCCATCGACGTGTGGGACCTGCAGCTGGCCGAAGGCCGCGGCGCGGCGCTGACCGTGAAGCCGGGGCGCAACGTCATCGTCGTGGTGCTGCGCGGCACGGTGCGGGTCAATGACACCGAGCCGGTGCGGGCGGGGCAGTTCGCGCTGCTCGACCGCGATGGCGAGGCGCTGTTCCTCGAAGCCGACGACGCCGCCGCGCTGCTGGTGTTGAGCGGCGAGCCCATCGACGAACCCATCGCCGGTCAGGGCCCCTTCGTGATGAACACCGAAGACGAGCTGCGCCAGGCCTTCGCGGACTTCCGCGCCGGGCGCTTCGGGCAGATCGTACCCGCCGGCTAG
- the ycaC gene encoding isochorismate family cysteine hydrolase YcaC has translation MNPQYKRLDRNDAAVLLVDHQAGLLSLVRDIDPDRFRNNVLALGDLADYFGLPTILTTSFETGPNGPLVPELKAQFPDAPYIARPGQINAWDNEDFVAAVRATGRKQLIIAGVVTEVCVAFPALSAIEAGYEVFVVTDASGTFNALTRDSAWRRMEAAGAQLMTWFGVACELHRDWRNDIEGLGRLFSNHIPDYRNLMSSYDTLTQMG, from the coding sequence ATGAATCCGCAATACAAACGACTCGACCGGAATGACGCCGCCGTGCTGCTGGTGGACCACCAGGCCGGGCTGTTGTCCCTGGTCCGCGACATCGATCCGGACCGCTTCAGGAACAACGTGCTGGCGCTGGGCGATCTGGCCGATTACTTCGGCCTGCCGACCATCCTCACCACCAGCTTCGAAACCGGCCCGAACGGTCCGCTGGTGCCGGAGCTCAAGGCGCAGTTTCCCGACGCCCCCTACATCGCCCGTCCGGGCCAGATCAACGCCTGGGACAACGAGGATTTCGTCGCCGCCGTGCGCGCCACCGGCAGGAAGCAGCTGATCATCGCCGGCGTGGTCACCGAGGTGTGCGTCGCCTTTCCGGCGCTGTCGGCCATCGAGGCCGGCTACGAGGTGTTCGTGGTGACCGACGCCTCGGGCACCTTCAACGCACTGACGCGCGACTCGGCCTGGCGCCGCATGGAAGCGGCCGGCGCCCAGCTGATGACCTGGTTCGGCGTGGCCTGCGAACTGCACCGTGACTGGCGCAACGACATCGAGGGCCTGGGGCGCCTGTTCTCCAACCACATCCCCGACTACCGCAATCTCATGAGCAGCTACGACACCCTGACGCAGATGGGGTAG
- a CDS encoding NAD(P)/FAD-dependent oxidoreductase, translated as METVDCVVIGAGVVGLACAQALAAAGREVIILEREAAFGTGISARNSEVIHAGLYYPTGSLKARLCVAGRERLYRWCADHDVAHARCGKLVVATRPEQVPALEALHRKAEANGVCDLQRLDRARVAELEPELDVAAALLSPATGIVDSHGFMLSLLGAAEAHGAMLALGSPVLGGRRDGDGVVLEVGGEAPMALRARWVINAAGLDAVALGHAIEGAPAGSIPGAWFARGVYFTLSGRAPFSHLIYPLPEPGGLGVHLTLDLGGQAKFGPDVEWIDSPDYRVDPQRSTRFVEAVRRWWPQLDAGRLQPGYAGVRPKIVGAGMADADFRIDGPARHGVAGLIHLFGIESPGLTAALAIGEAVAATVDSGA; from the coding sequence ATGGAAACCGTCGATTGCGTGGTGATCGGGGCCGGCGTGGTGGGGCTGGCCTGCGCGCAGGCGCTGGCCGCGGCCGGGCGCGAGGTGATCATCCTCGAGCGCGAAGCGGCCTTCGGCACCGGCATCAGCGCACGCAACAGCGAAGTCATTCATGCCGGCCTGTACTACCCGACCGGCTCGCTCAAGGCGCGGCTGTGCGTGGCGGGGCGCGAGCGCCTCTACCGCTGGTGCGCGGACCATGACGTCGCCCATGCGCGCTGCGGCAAGCTGGTGGTGGCCACCCGGCCGGAGCAGGTGCCCGCGCTCGAGGCGCTGCACCGCAAGGCCGAAGCCAACGGCGTGTGCGATCTGCAGCGCCTCGACCGCGCCCGGGTCGCGGAGCTGGAACCGGAACTCGACGTCGCGGCGGCGCTGCTGTCGCCCGCCACCGGCATCGTCGACAGCCACGGCTTCATGCTCTCGCTGCTCGGCGCGGCCGAGGCCCATGGGGCGATGCTCGCGCTGGGCAGCCCGGTGCTGGGCGGGCGCCGCGATGGCGACGGCGTGGTGCTGGAGGTCGGCGGCGAAGCGCCCATGGCCTTGCGTGCCCGCTGGGTGATCAACGCCGCCGGCCTCGACGCCGTCGCCCTCGGCCACGCCATCGAGGGCGCGCCGGCCGGCAGCATTCCCGGCGCCTGGTTCGCGCGCGGGGTGTATTTCACCCTCAGTGGGCGGGCGCCGTTCTCGCACCTGATCTACCCGCTGCCCGAGCCGGGCGGGCTGGGTGTGCATCTGACCCTGGACCTGGGCGGGCAGGCCAAGTTCGGCCCCGATGTGGAATGGATCGACTCGCCCGACTACCGCGTCGACCCGCAGCGTTCGACACGTTTCGTCGAGGCGGTGCGGCGCTGGTGGCCGCAGCTGGACGCGGGTCGCCTGCAGCCCGGCTACGCCGGCGTGCGACCCAAGATCGTCGGGGCGGGCATGGCCGACGCCGACTTCCGCATCGACGGTCCGGCGCGGCACGGGGTCGCCGGGCTCATCCACCTGTTCGGTATCGAGTCGCCGGGGCTGACGGCCGCGTTGGCGATTGGCGAGGCGGTGGCGGCCACGGTCGACTCAGGTGCCTAG
- a CDS encoding zinc-dependent alcohol dehydrogenase family protein → MKAMRLHRIGPISEHSEGPLRLDEIPMPTPAPGEVLIRVLTCGVCHTELDEIEGRTPPPELPMILGHQVVGEVVAMPAPASGLRIGQRVGVAWIASSCGRCEYCLAGLPNLCPGFKATGRDRAGGYAEYMTAEAAFVYPIPEALSDEAAAPLLCAGAIGYRSLRLCRLKNGQRLGLTGFGASGHLVLKMARFLYPDSDVLVFARSEVEREHARELGAAWSGPSGAVPPAGVHAIIDTTPVWTPVLDALKLLLPGGRLVINAIRKESQDIDRWLELSYPDHLWLEKEIKSVANITPDDVREFLDIAARAGIRPEYQVYPLEDANRALKALRAGQIKGAKVLRIAARA, encoded by the coding sequence ATGAAAGCCATGCGGCTGCACCGGATTGGGCCGATTTCCGAGCACAGCGAGGGGCCGCTGCGCCTCGACGAGATTCCCATGCCGACCCCGGCGCCCGGCGAGGTGCTGATCCGGGTGCTCACCTGCGGGGTCTGCCACACCGAGCTGGACGAGATCGAGGGGCGTACGCCGCCGCCCGAACTGCCCATGATTCTCGGCCACCAGGTGGTGGGCGAGGTGGTGGCGATGCCGGCGCCGGCCTCCGGCCTTCGGATCGGCCAGCGGGTGGGTGTGGCCTGGATCGCTTCCAGTTGCGGGCGCTGCGAATACTGTCTCGCGGGCCTGCCCAACCTGTGTCCCGGGTTCAAGGCCACGGGGCGTGACCGCGCGGGCGGTTACGCCGAGTACATGACCGCCGAAGCGGCCTTCGTGTATCCGATTCCCGAGGCCCTGTCGGACGAGGCTGCCGCGCCGCTGCTGTGTGCCGGCGCCATCGGCTACCGGTCGCTCAGGCTGTGCCGGCTGAAGAACGGCCAGCGCCTCGGGCTCACGGGCTTCGGCGCCTCGGGGCATCTGGTGCTGAAGATGGCGCGCTTCCTGTATCCGGACTCGGACGTCCTTGTCTTCGCGCGCAGCGAGGTCGAACGCGAGCACGCGCGTGAGCTGGGTGCGGCCTGGTCCGGTCCGTCGGGCGCGGTGCCTCCGGCCGGAGTGCACGCCATCATCGACACCACGCCGGTGTGGACGCCGGTGCTCGATGCCCTGAAGCTGCTGCTGCCGGGCGGCCGGCTGGTGATCAACGCGATTCGCAAGGAGTCGCAGGACATCGACCGCTGGCTCGAGCTGTCCTATCCCGACCACCTGTGGCTGGAGAAGGAGATCAAGAGCGTGGCCAATATCACCCCGGACGACGTGCGCGAGTTCCTGGACATCGCCGCGCGGGCCGGGATTCGCCCGGAATACCAGGTCTATCCGCTCGAAGACGCCAACCGCGCGCTCAAGGCGCTGCGCGCCGGGCAGATCAAGGGCGCCAAGGTGCTGCGCATCGCCGCGCGCGCCTGA
- a CDS encoding PAS domain-containing protein, protein MKNRIQPTNVEKIMREHDFIVSKTDLKGRLVYGNEIFIEFSGYEEAELLGSQHNIIRHPDMPRGVFRLLWDSISSGKEIFAYVKNMSKDGSYYWVVANVTPDYDDMGKISGYLSVRRAPSRKALPLIEDLYRRMKQAEEAAGPRDACEASIALLNETLKEKGVSYEDFVLAI, encoded by the coding sequence ATGAAGAACAGGATTCAGCCCACGAACGTGGAAAAGATCATGCGCGAGCATGATTTCATCGTCTCCAAGACCGACCTGAAAGGGCGGCTCGTCTACGGCAACGAGATATTCATCGAGTTCTCCGGCTACGAGGAAGCGGAGCTGCTCGGCTCCCAGCACAACATCATTCGCCATCCGGACATGCCGCGTGGTGTCTTCCGCCTGCTTTGGGATTCCATTTCTTCGGGCAAGGAAATCTTTGCCTACGTGAAGAACATGTCCAAGGACGGCAGCTACTACTGGGTCGTGGCCAACGTGACCCCGGACTACGACGACATGGGAAAGATCTCCGGCTACCTGTCGGTGCGCCGCGCGCCCAGCCGCAAGGCGCTGCCGCTGATCGAGGATCTGTACCGTCGGATGAAACAGGCCGAGGAGGCCGCCGGTCCGCGGGATGCGTGCGAGGCGTCGATCGCCTTGCTCAACGAAACGCTCAAGGAAAAGGGAGTGAGCTATGAAGACTTCGTCCTCGCCATCTGA
- a CDS encoding methyl-accepting chemotaxis protein, whose translation MKTSSSPSEAGTDARIGRLLEVVRHVAEGQLTGRITHIGEKDEIGELCWHVNNMLDQLESCFREQQTVMANASAGHYDRKVQTAGLHGEFRRALERNQGSIDMLAANARAKAEAERVERQAQEEIAALIGAAARGDFTQRIDVGGKDGFFLTLAEDVNSLMETTEQGLSDVASVLRAIAEGDLTERIDTDYEGIFGQLKEDTNLTTENLKGIIREIQEAASSINVSVSEIADGNQDLSRRTEDQAASLEETSSSMAELNTTIASNAENAAHARSMADGSRQRVSASRDAMSRLVATMKEIQTGSEQIANIVSLIESIAFQTNILALNAAVEAARAGDQGRGFAVVASEVRNLAQKSSDAAKEIKTLIASSRASVAEGSKEVGQMESVIKEAADAFEKLNHVVAEIAEASKEQALGIDQVTTAVARMDDVTQQNAALVEEAAAAADSLRDQAHGLDQATRRFRLEREVARRPVRMAFGR comes from the coding sequence ATGAAGACTTCGTCCTCGCCATCTGAGGCAGGCACCGACGCGCGTATCGGGCGGTTGCTGGAGGTCGTTCGCCATGTGGCCGAGGGCCAGCTGACCGGGCGAATCACCCATATCGGCGAAAAGGATGAGATCGGCGAGCTGTGCTGGCATGTGAACAACATGCTCGACCAGCTCGAGAGCTGCTTCCGCGAACAGCAGACGGTCATGGCCAACGCCAGCGCGGGCCACTACGACCGCAAGGTCCAGACCGCCGGCCTGCATGGCGAGTTTCGCCGTGCGCTGGAGCGCAACCAGGGCTCGATCGACATGCTGGCCGCGAATGCACGCGCAAAGGCCGAGGCGGAACGCGTCGAACGGCAGGCCCAGGAGGAGATCGCGGCGCTGATCGGCGCGGCCGCGCGTGGCGACTTCACCCAGCGCATCGACGTTGGCGGCAAGGACGGCTTCTTCCTTACCCTGGCGGAGGACGTCAATTCGCTCATGGAGACGACGGAGCAGGGCCTGTCGGATGTGGCGTCCGTATTGCGCGCCATCGCCGAGGGGGACCTCACCGAGCGCATCGATACCGACTACGAAGGCATCTTCGGGCAGCTCAAGGAAGACACCAACCTGACCACGGAAAACCTCAAGGGGATCATCCGCGAGATTCAGGAGGCGGCCAGTTCCATCAACGTGTCGGTGAGCGAGATCGCCGATGGCAACCAGGATCTGTCCCGCCGCACCGAGGACCAGGCTGCCAGCCTGGAGGAGACGTCGTCCTCCATGGCCGAGTTGAACACCACCATTGCCTCCAATGCCGAGAACGCGGCCCATGCGCGCAGCATGGCCGACGGCTCACGGCAGCGGGTGTCGGCCAGCCGCGATGCCATGAGCCGGCTGGTGGCGACCATGAAGGAGATCCAGACCGGCTCCGAGCAGATCGCCAACATCGTCAGCCTGATCGAATCGATCGCCTTCCAGACCAACATCCTGGCCCTGAACGCCGCCGTGGAGGCCGCGCGTGCCGGCGACCAGGGGCGTGGTTTCGCGGTCGTGGCGAGCGAGGTGCGCAATCTGGCGCAGAAGTCGTCGGATGCCGCCAAGGAGATCAAGACCCTGATCGCCTCGTCGCGCGCGAGCGTGGCCGAGGGCTCGAAGGAGGTCGGTCAGATGGAGAGTGTCATCAAGGAGGCCGCCGACGCCTTCGAGAAGCTGAATCACGTGGTCGCCGAGATCGCCGAGGCGAGCAAGGAGCAGGCGCTCGGCATCGACCAGGTCACCACCGCGGTGGCGCGCATGGACGATGTCACCCAGCAGAACGCCGCGCTGGTGGAGGAGGCCGCGGCCGCAGCCGACAGCCTGCGCGACCAGGCGCACGGCCTGGATCAGGCGACGCGACGATTCAGGCTCGAACGCGAAGTCGCCCGCCGCCCGGTGCGCATGGCCTTCGGGCGCTGA
- a CDS encoding BCCT family transporter → MPHRYDTDYEIGQDNIRGWGMDFHNPVFIISALLVLLFVIGTLMFPDSAKAAFDGSKSWSIDHFDWLFLVSGNIFVIFCVALIFLPVGKIRLGGVDAKPEFTTMSWFAMLFAAGMGIGLMFWSVAEPVAYYTGWYGTPLNVAKNTPQAAELAMGATMFHWGLHPWAIYAVVALSLGFFTYNKNLPLTIRSAFFPFIKDRSWGFFGHVVDVVAVMATIFGLATSLGFGAKQAAGGLHYLFDIPNTINTQIAIIIGVTSVATISVVRGLDGGVKILSNINMLLALALMMFVIVIGHGLGIFGEVADTTIAYASNFIALSNWIGRDDQTFYHGWTVFYWAWWISWSPFVGMFIARVSKGRTVREFLVAVLLIPTAVTIVWMTAFGTVGLEQVQNGVGELAGGITNVALALFQMLENMPLATVTSVLGIVLVLVFFVTSSDSGSLVVDSITAGGKLDAPVPQRVFWAVMEGLIAGALLFGGGADALGALQAAAISVGLPFTLVLLAMCVALYMGLWHEQRFVLGKEPRDDS, encoded by the coding sequence ATGCCGCATCGCTACGACACCGATTACGAAATCGGCCAGGATAATATCCGTGGCTGGGGAATGGATTTCCATAACCCGGTCTTCATCATTTCCGCCCTGCTGGTGCTGCTCTTCGTGATCGGCACCTTGATGTTTCCCGACAGCGCGAAGGCGGCCTTCGATGGCTCCAAGTCCTGGTCCATCGACCATTTCGACTGGCTGTTCCTGGTCAGCGGAAACATCTTCGTCATCTTCTGCGTGGCGCTGATCTTCCTGCCCGTCGGCAAGATCCGCCTCGGCGGGGTCGATGCCAAGCCGGAGTTCACCACCATGTCGTGGTTCGCCATGCTGTTCGCCGCGGGCATGGGGATCGGGCTGATGTTCTGGAGCGTGGCCGAGCCCGTGGCCTACTACACCGGCTGGTACGGCACCCCGCTCAACGTCGCCAAGAACACCCCGCAGGCGGCGGAACTGGCCATGGGCGCCACCATGTTCCACTGGGGGCTGCATCCGTGGGCCATCTATGCCGTGGTCGCGCTGTCGCTGGGTTTTTTCACCTACAACAAGAACCTGCCGCTGACCATCCGTTCGGCCTTCTTCCCCTTCATCAAGGACCGCTCCTGGGGCTTCTTCGGCCATGTGGTCGACGTGGTGGCGGTGATGGCCACCATCTTCGGCCTCGCCACCTCGCTGGGCTTCGGCGCCAAGCAGGCCGCCGGCGGTCTGCACTACCTGTTCGACATTCCCAACACCATCAACACCCAGATCGCCATCATCATCGGCGTGACCAGCGTGGCCACCATCTCGGTGGTGCGCGGGCTCGACGGTGGCGTGAAAATCCTCAGCAACATCAACATGCTGCTGGCCCTCGCGCTGATGATGTTCGTGATCGTGATCGGCCACGGGCTGGGTATCTTCGGCGAGGTCGCGGACACCACCATCGCCTATGCCAGCAACTTCATTGCCCTGAGCAACTGGATCGGGCGCGACGACCAGACCTTCTACCACGGCTGGACGGTGTTCTACTGGGCCTGGTGGATCTCCTGGTCGCCGTTCGTGGGCATGTTCATCGCCCGGGTCTCCAAGGGCCGGACGGTGCGCGAATTTCTCGTCGCGGTGCTGCTCATCCCGACCGCCGTCACCATCGTGTGGATGACCGCCTTCGGCACCGTCGGCCTGGAGCAGGTCCAGAACGGGGTCGGCGAGCTGGCCGGCGGCATCACCAACGTGGCCCTGGCCCTGTTCCAGATGCTCGAGAACATGCCACTGGCCACCGTCACCTCGGTGCTCGGCATCGTGCTGGTGCTGGTGTTCTTCGTCACCTCGTCCGACTCCGGCTCGCTGGTGGTCGACAGCATCACCGCGGGCGGCAAGCTCGATGCGCCGGTGCCGCAACGGGTGTTCTGGGCGGTGATGGAAGGGCTCATCGCCGGGGCGCTGCTGTTCGGTGGCGGCGCCGATGCGCTCGGGGCGCTGCAGGCCGCGGCCATCAGCGTAGGCCTGCCCTTCACCCTGGTGCTGCTGGCCATGTGTGTGGCGCTCTACATGGGCCTGTGGCACGAGCAGCGCTTCGTGCTCGGCAAGGAGCCGCGCGACGACAGCTGA